The segment AGTTTGTTTGAATTTTTTCGACATGCGGTGTGGGCCAGTATAAATACACGGTGTGGGACTGGAGGCAAATTTCCAGCACGTCAGCCATGGGACACCGTTGAATGAAgctatttttttattgtagtttaaTTGTGTTAcaaaataatctgctaactgtttctgtcacaaatcattaaatcactaatataatgattgacttttcagtgTCTGTTGTGCACCTGCTGCCACAGCCACAAAATATCTAGCAGAGAGTTCaccttgcttactgtttctatagttccctcaccgctcacaaagatcacaagtggacaaactatagtcggttccacgagagctggtggagattttccttcaggggtggacttgcAGACTTGGTATCAGTGCACGGGTGATGgtactgcgcgctcattggccaattcttaacttgttctgatgcgcataaaattgactttgtattcctaccaaaaccctttgtgagttgtaaggtaacagattacaccgataaaaactaatgcaataatatctttattgataagcatgtgccttttgaactattataaattaatctgaaacgacattcataacaaaattAAATCAGAACTGCACGTAAAGTCGTAAACGGACAATGTCCAGCGACTGTTGAGGCTATaaacttttttttactactttttactactacaaagtgctaggctacagtctaattaactcatttattgtaagatttcttggtatatttttaggtCTGGCTTAGTCATAAAGTGTAGTGATGCTATGGAGTCATACAGAAacattggcctaaggcaagaacctcctcatttttctcatcGTCCTGAAATATGTTTCTAATATTTGTGGGTAGTAAACCAAtaaatagccataaggaagagcgattataagaataactaaatttatataccaatagtgttgattttaagaggtagcagagagcgagagatagtaggctatgtcatggcAAACGAAATTGCCGCAacttagatctagtaaacaacagccagtGAGCGGCACGGAGACCAtcactcaagcaatgacgccaagtccgcgagtccacccctgaaggaaaatctccgccGGCTCTTGTGGAACAgactatacagtaccctctcgagttttgcgctatccgagtttcgcaatCCACGAGTTTCGCAgctagtcctaaattcttaccatcccgactttcgcgcattatcaccacgagtttcgcgctgccttgacatgtacgggtcacgtttaCTTACCATcagcgtcacgcacgctacctttaaatgtagtatcacactggacgttttactccaaacattgtggctatggcaagagagagagagagagagagagagagagagagagagagagaacgggtcgttttgaagccgcagttgaaggcggctgccttacgattggatgacagttctgaaaacacgcttgtgattcactgggagtctGATGACATAAACACCGATGCTCACCCTATCAGTGGCTTCattgccttaaggcggtgtcacaatagCTGTTTTcatccaaccgttggggctacgggcaacacccgtacgcccaaccgggagagAGTTCACAGTTAtccataagctggtgtcacacagggttttttcttcccaccgagtcggcgccagctagggcaaccggcaactccaacttttccaggtgtgcgtcacacacggccaaggtcagttgcccatatccacatacgcaacgtaaacaaagcacatACCCTGTATCTACATGGCGTCGTCTgcaaaagtaagggctgtcgcggcttgtgttgccattacccaagttatggacttgttgctgcagttaaagggaaggaagaagctgttgtgggtgtggcgtgtctgtgggtcctccgtgccagttcccattgtcaccactgcacgtgcgcagccaacccacccatcttgactcagccacataaacacatggattatgaaccattgcagatgtttctgacaaacagaaatgacttcaccatttcttgagtgtgttagaacgtatttggtgagtggctcacatgaacttAACCTTGCTCTTGgtaagaagagagcagtcgtctttaacactgctctcttcttgccattgggtatgtttgatttgtatgaaccactcaccaaataagttctaacacactagAAAATggtgaagccatttttgtttgtgagaaacatctgccatggctcatgatgagtctggtgtgtgcgtgcatgtgtgtgtgtgtgtttgtgtgtgtgtctttgttgttactcaatccatgtgtttatgtggctgAGTCAAGATGGGTGAGTTGGCCGcacacgcgcagtggtgacaatgggAACTGGCATgaaggaaccacaggcatgccacacccacaacagcttccttcctgttaactgcagcaacaagtacataacttgggtaatggcagcacaagccgtgaCAGCCCTTGCTCTTGTAGACGACGCTATGtagatacagggcaagtgctttgtttacgttatggatgtggatatgggcaaccgaccttggccgtgtgtgacgcacacccggaaaatttggatttgccggttgcccaagctgccgctaACGCAGTGGGAAaaaaagggctcagtgtgacaccaggttacggacaactgacaactcgTTCCCGGATGgacgcacgggcgttgccagtagccacaacggttagaaaaAAACAGccgtgtgacactgccccaaggcagcaaggccgctgaccgggtgagcgccggcgatgacatcatcggactcccagcgaatcacaagcgtgttttcagagctcagccaatcataaggcttcatgtgtggctttaaaacgacccgttctctcttcctgttttcttcctttttccaaggtatgtattttgagataacaagggagtaaaggaggttaaaaagtgagctccagggggcagcatgagccaattaaaatggcgccactttaaacagttgcgtgcgccatgacgggctcggggccgaccatcaggcccaaatgGGTAGTCTACCGgcaccatagcccacatgtaaaaaagaaaaaaagaaaaaaagaaaaaaaaaacgggtcggaacagataagcgctttttcagtgttttcaatacctcaagtttctcgatcctcgagtttagcgctatacctttggAACGAAGTgagcgcgaaactcaagagggtactgtagaacaaaatcaggcaaattaatgttttttctgctgtgtattcccccagctcacatgcatggtggacagcacagcgacttatttctgcaaggaggtatttcttgcaacactgcCCCGTGTAGTGGGCCACAGGCGTCACGTCCCATCCTCTCACTGCGTATTTCCACTGCCCCACACTGCATGCCGAATAAAtttctaaccaaacctaacttgacgTAACCTACTTAACAGGGGAGCTTCAACCCCCTTAATGAGGGAGCTTTGCCCCCCCTCAACACCTCTTTTATTTGTGACGGAAAAACAATACAGCAGTGTATTGTATGGACACAagatacagtaaaccctcgatataatggGCCCGCTTATAGTGGATTTCAGATATAATGCACAagggagggtcagaaatccacggggaccaACCAAGAATAGTTTTTCAACCAACCGCTCCCGATAAACTACAATAGCGTCTGCTGGCCACCTCGCCCTCCCccctttatctgctgtcccatccttcAGTTACTGTAGTCTTtatcagcccacctgatgaaatattttcctccttgaggttcccattcaaatgaagaacgtatttacaccacaagaaagtcatgcatcaatccaggacgtaaatgtaatggaaaatagccaagtgtttgtgagtgtcagtaCTGACAGCTTAATCAACACCAGTCTCAAGCATTCCCTACTCTCCTGCTGCCCCCTGGCCATTGCTCCTGCCTCTAAAACTCAATAAAAGTACATTGGTGGCCAGTCCAATGTAGTattatggagacttgctccttgtccaggctaaaaggattaaaacaacAGCTGTGGTCGCTGCCCCCCTCCCCGTTGGTTCTACCCCGCAGGGTATACTAACGCTGCGTACCACgagaaggtgaggatggggtaggccaCCCTCCCAGTCAGTGGGTAGCCGTATTGCTCTTCTCCCTATACCCCAAAACAAGGGAGCTCTACGCATCGGCAACAACGCACCTAGgatgaacctcattggttacgatactgccactgcgcattgaaattaatgtgaatcccattaatgcgtcccatatctcaaaaaaatagttataaaaataattttacatgttattttatacagaaataaagtaattttactaagaaatagcaatgataaataatataaaacacaaatcaatgtgttatggttgttacggagactcctgCAACCACTAACTACGCTCGAGGTGCAGGCTTCACACTGGAATATAGCAGACACAGTTTCCCTATCCTCGAGGCACCGGGACTGCATTTGACCACCACTACGTGGAGCTAACCAAACGTAGCGTCCGAGATGGAGAGTGAAtgggagtcagtcacgtccaggagggcatacaagccaCCAAGGGTCACACACCATTCTTGCTGTTGCAAACATAGTATCCgccattcctgttttcttctttgcagcaccatcccttttaaccctttcaatatgatgacgcctacgtaggcgtcatgaagccccagtagcatatacgatgacgcctacgtaggcgtcatatttctaatctgtttcttcttctattgagttgtcccgtactttgtgttggttactaagtaaagacgccgtatgctgtccttgaaatcctattgctcctcccaccatccttgttcccaccaatcacaaaaaatgagctacagtatgcaccgccttcttcccgccttgtgtctaaaattaggaagtctcattggctctctctctctctctctctctctctctctctctctctctcagacaccgaggcgccgaccaacgttgccagattgtcgtactcggcctcctgtctgccaatttccgacccaaaaatctgcctcctcgaccccaataattgccttcatatacagttatcattagaatggttaattattggtgtgttttggcaatagttatggctcagaaaccggtaaatacgaggctacgagtatgataatctggcaacggtggtgccgacaccatcacgtctcgcccacctctctctctctctctctctctctctctctctctctctctctctctctctctctgataatttctcgacattcttcctcctctacacaatcatctgctttctctatttctttcccccttgcccctttctcccctttctttatttcgctttttttatttatttcgcgttgacgcaatttatattatgcatagcaggtatatgttgactcgtcgtgtatgctgctttgcaaatacaggatacatgtaatgagggctttcagcagcataatatacggaggcgacaagcagatacatgccggctcaggtttcccgcgcGCCGGCCGAgcacgccgtatatcagccaggtgggctttttgaacatccggcgcgaaggggttaaccatctttctgggggacattgttaaagcacaaagaacacACACTGTAATGCTGAAAATACAAAGATTgcacaccaaagcacaaatgcaatcgGATACGAGTGCACGGCTGCTATCTCTATGAGATTACAACGCAGACTGTGACTAGGGTTGccaacttgccaccctttccttaaaatatggaatcCCATTTGCTCTGCATTTgactgtctgaatggttaagcggATGAAATTTAGTAGTATTTCAAAACTGTAGTGAGTGAtgaatcacaaaaccagtccttaaaattatgtttgtcaagggtcgtcctgaaatgcGTTTAAAATATGCATCATAAAATCCCtcgccccttcctcctgccttcaccagcagcggggagcagctgtcagtcatggcaagCTAGAGAAAtcttagggttgccacccgtttcTTAATATATGGATTTGTTCTGtgttggagaatgggatgttgcattccttatttattttagctcaaggtggcaaccctaactAAGACGCTATTCAcattgttttcctcttgttttgcaacgaacaaagggaacccacactcACGTCTACGACTTGTACAAAGGGATACGCCAGTCCTCATCGAAAGACCaacaaacaggatgctcatatACCAAGTCACCGCTTGTAAATCAAGGCATTTTTTAAGATTTgtttttgctcataaatcaaaacacttgTTAACCGATTTATGACTGTAGCTCCATAATAAAAAACAGCATATTTTTGCCCAGAAATAAACAgtgtctcaaaattagtaggccaCAAcctgttcacactgtgctgactctgggccacgactacccagcgacttttaggacCTCTTCACACTGTGCCAAATCAGCATCCGGCAATCACTTCTAGACCTcattccgaccatgtgcgaccctttcacatcaatatttcacacccaagacctcacaTGCCCCGAGTtgctgggttgtcatggcccaggGTCGGCACATTGTGAACGGGGTTTATCCTTTCCTCAACAATCCCCGTTTATCTCTATTAACACTACTCTTTTCTGCTTGTTTAACATACTTATTTTCCCTCATGAGGTTACCCAGGCTGTGAGTCTCTTCTACTCTTGACAAtgttcatccttctcatgtcttcctccacacaccatcTCCAGGTCTTCCTTGGTCTTCCAGCTGGtgtcctcccttctacctccaccTCTGCAGATCCTGTTTCAATACTCGTTACCATCATTTATGAGATTAATATTTACATCATATTGTACGTTATTactctgaatgcagtgcagtaactatTAGCTTCCAGAAAACTAAGGAAACTTCGAAATATTGATGTATAAATTTTATGAGTGAAGCCTAACACATCATgttggctctgtcctatcacccactctcttcctgttattcatcaatgatcttctttccataacaaactcctgtccactcgtacgccgatgactccactctgcattattcaacttctttcaatagaagaccatcaaaacaggaagtacacaactccagactggaggctgcagaacgcttaacctcagaccttgctatcatttccaattggggcagaaggaaccttgtgtccttcaatgcctcaaaaactcaatttctccacctatcaactcgacacaatcttccaaacacctatcccctattcttcgacaacactcagctgtcaccttcttcaacactaaacatcctcagtctatccttaactcaaaatctcaactggaaacttcatatctcctctctcgctaaatcagcttcctcgaggttgggtgttctgtatcgtctccgccagttcttctcccccacgcagttgctatccatatacaggggccttttttttttgcgccggtaggcttcttcccagtggatcctgatggtcggtccaaggcttctttccggtgggtcctgatggtcggcccagcccattctggcgcaggcgagtgttttatagtggcgccatcttgcattggctcatgctgccctcccagagctcatctttgatcctagaatctagagtccaggttgatgggtggtcttctggacagcatgtgggtagttttaagccactcggcagcagctgaaaaatcccagcttggtggcaccggtcggggattgaactcgcgtcctcctgaacgcggagccgttactctgctgactcagccaccgcctccccataaactcgtgtccgccctcgtatggagtatgcatctcacgtgtgggggggctccacccacacagctcttctggacagagtggaggctaaggctcttcgtctcatcagctctcctcctcctactgatagtcttcgacctcttaaattccaccgcaatgttgcctctctttctatcttctgtcgatatttccacgctgactgctgttctgaacttgctaactgcatgcctcccgcggccccgctgcacatgactttctactcatgctcatccctatactgtccaaaccccttatgcaagagttaaccagcatcttcaccctttcatccctcacgctggtaaactctggaacaatcttccttcatctgtatttcctcctgcctatgacttgaactctttcaagaggagggtatcaggacacctctccttccgaatttgaccttgcttttggccacctcctctgattcttttatgggagcagcgattagcaggcttttttttttattattgttttcttttttttgtgcccttgagctgcctcctttgttgtaaaataaaaataaaaatgttttggcagtgggtagtggtggtggggggtcaggtttggttaggttaggttaggtagatttGGTTTGTTAGATTTATTAAGTTTAATTGTCCATGATGAATGTGTGTGATGCGCTTCATGCTCTACCATTGTTGtcagaggtggtggaggaggctgtGCCAGTCTCTTTATTCTTCACTGTTGCACTTCAGTTTGATACTGACAAATATTATTCTACTATATATTAATCTTGATAATTTTCCTGTGGTAACATTTAAATGGTGGTGTTGAGGGGACACTCTAGATAGGAAGTAATGTTAGGTTTGGTCAGATAAAGATGAGGGGGGTCTCGAGGGGCAAAGCCCTTCAGTTCACTGCAGCTCGGAGGGATCCCCCGTGCCACGGCCGGCCCTCCTCTTGGTCTTCTTAGGATTGGTTGAGCTCCCTTCTCTCCACAGCCTTttaagtggttttttttttcaaaattcctGGAATAAATGTTTAATTTCCTCTCTTCTGCTCATGTTTTCAATTAATagttcactaaaaaaaaaatttgtatggtTGGCTGAATAACTCGCATTTGTTTGTAATTTCTTGAAAGAAATTACAGTGCAAAATTAAATGTGCAGATCTACTTCTGCCCTGCATTCCTTACATGTTGTGTTCAGTGCAGAAGAAggggacagttgagtgttgttgaagaataggggataggggtttggaagattgtgtctggGGCATTGAAGGAAACCAAGTCCCTCCTGACCCATTTGGAAATGATAGCATGTTCAGAGTTTAAATGTTCTGTAGCGTCAACCTTGAGTCCTGTAATTTCTGTGGGGAGGGCCTTCTGTTGAAGAAAGGTAGAGTTATCAGTTTAAGAGTGCCTAGAACAGTTTTTATTAGAAAGATCATTAATGGACAATAGAAAGAgagtggaacaccactgttgataggtttggagaagtgaccatctaccacagcagtgatagatataaaatgtatataaagtacagagagagggatagaaaccataggagggtaacttagaaagtaaagatttgtgccagactgtcAAAAGCTTTCAAGATGTCTTAAGACAACAGCAAACATTTCACCAAACAGCTAAGAgggaatgaccaagagtcagttcaaGAAAATTAcctgtagaacgccccttgcagaacccatactggcaatttgataggtcagaagttgatagatgcttaagaactttcctgttaaggattgtttcaaaagccTTAAATAGATAAGAAAGTAGCTACACCagtaggacagtagtttgagggattagagtgGCCACCAttcctaggcacaggctgcatgtaggcatacttccagcatgaaggaaaggtagatgttgaaaggccaGTAGGTCTTTGATGTTGGCAAATGTGGTATATTTGAAATTAAGTCGATGTGTGTTATCTTCCATCAGGATCTTCTCTTCATGGCTCTGCAATGGCTGGAAAAATTCTGAACTTCAATGTTGGAGTGCTGGGCCACGTTGACAGTGGCAAGACCTCCCTTGCCAAGGCCCTGAGCACAGTTGCCAGCACTGCTTGCTTTGACAAGAATCCACAGTCCAAAGAGAGGGGCATCACCATTGACTTGGGCTTCAGCTCCTTTGTGGTGGAAGCTCCGAAACATGTGCTGGAAGGTGGGTATGATAAGTTGCAGTTCACCCTGGTGGACTGTCCAGGGCACGCCTCTCTCATCAGAACCATTATTGGGGGAGCCCAGATCATTGATGccatgatgctggtggtggacaTAACCAAGGGCATCCAGACACAGACAGCAGAGTGTCTGGTTATTGGTGAGGTGCTATGTGATAACCTTCTTGTAGTTCTTAATAAGGTGGATCTAATACCCCAAGAAAAACAAAAGGCAACCATTGAAAAGATGACAAAAAGGATCTTACTCACACTGCAAAAAACAAAATTTGTCGGTTCAAAAGTCATTGCTGTGGCTGCCAAGCCGGGGGGGCCAGACGCACCTGACCAGGACCCTGATGGAGTGAAGGAACTAATGGAGGTGATGCAAGCATTCTCATACATTCCAAAAAGAGACACTTCAGGTCCATTTCTGTTTGCTGTTGATCACTGTTTCAGTATCCGAGGGCAGGGAACAGTCATGACAGGCACGGTGCTTCAGGGGGCCGTGGCCATCAATGATGTTGTGGAGATTCCAAGCTTAAAGGTGACCAAGAAAGTAAAGTCCATGCAGATGTTCAGACAGCCAGTAGAGAAGGTTTCACAGGGTGACCGTGCTGGCATTTGTGTGACACAGTTTGACCCCAAACTGCTGGAGAGGGGAGTGGTGGGCACTCCAGGTGTCATTAAGACAGCCTTTGGGGTTCTTGCCAAAGTTTCAAGGATCTCATATTACAAACTGCCAATTGAGACTAAGGCAAAATTTCACATTAGTTTGGGTCATGAAACAGTGATGGCAAGGGCAACCTTTTTTGGCACAGAGGACCAGCAGGGCCCAGAGGAGGTGTTTGATTATGAGCGCACCTACAAGTACCAGTCCGAGCTCCTTG is part of the Eriocheir sinensis breed Jianghai 21 unplaced genomic scaffold, ASM2467909v1 Scaffold584, whole genome shotgun sequence genome and harbors:
- the LOC126993209 gene encoding selenocysteine-specific elongation factor-like, with translation MAGKILNFNVGVLGHVDSGKTSLAKALSTVASTACFDKNPQSKERGITIDLGFSSFVVEAPKHVLEGGYDKLQFTLVDCPGHASLIRTIIGGAQIIDAMMLVVDITKGIQTQTAECLVIGEVLCDNLLVVLNKVDLIPQEKQKATIEKMTKRILLTLQKTKFVGSKVIAVAAKPGGPDAPDQDPDGVKELMEVMQAFSYIPKRDTSGPFLFAVDHCFSIRGQGTVMTGTVLQGAVAINDVVEIPSLKVTKKVKSMQMFRQPVEKVSQGDRAGICVTQFDPKLLERGVVGTPGVIKTAFGVLAKVSRISYYKLPIETKAKFHISLGHETVMARATFFGTEDQQGPEEVFDYERTYKYQSELLDLKAGDGVTSNILQQFALLEFEKAIQIPPNSSLIGSKLDMDVHTNMCRLAFKGKPLEIFTDKNYGETQLERIKVYKEKSKEGLVERVANENELIVKSLLKKDTNSQLFVGLKVKLSTGEEGVIDGTFGQGGKVKVRITSGLQDTTKLTLQKFSSGKKKGKGGQENLPPDNNLEPVKVILHFKKYVFSTSKKMIQN